A genome region from Anastrepha obliqua isolate idAnaObli1 chromosome 4, idAnaObli1_1.0, whole genome shotgun sequence includes the following:
- the LOC129246183 gene encoding odorant receptor 88a produces MKLADGNQSDSKLCTIDDLCAILHPLQRYLRINFIDYTRINGRFAIPSSRLLQVALVLSVLDCVGNAIKCAAAIQSGNVTKAQEIFATFGMGIVLTMRGFSLEFNRVKLSKFYNDIDCIFPRTAYLQKQMEVAKCHGYIKRRFFFLHIIICIALAAFLSMPLINFFIFYDFEEGGPVADDFHVNASWLPFGVKENLSFYPFIYTYEFVLVIVSLNMVITWDQVFVITISQLCMYYEYLAKLMERMDVRAAKDPQTAGAFFEQLHVYIYIHQHLNRLAGDLNDIFNLSILFSDMGMAASICFNLFLVSEASDYLAIATYFLACSTETFILYDVSKWGTLLETVSSRINEVLYEQKWYESSVEFGKYTMMWMQGSNEPSRLTAFNIFNVNMKHFQDMMMLAYQMLTFMKSKS; encoded by the exons atgaaacttgCAGACGGAAATCAGAGCGACTCTAAACTGTGCACAATCGATGATCTCTGCGCAATTTTGCATCCCTTGCAACGCTATCTACGCATAAATTTCATCGACTATACACGCATCAATGGACGTTTTGCAATTCCAAGCTCACGGCTGTTGCAAGTAGCATTAGTTTTGTCGGTTTTAGATTGTGTTGGTAATGCAATCAAGTGTGCCGCCGCTATCCAATCAGGGAACGTCACCAAAGCGCAAGAAATCTTTGCCACTTTTGGCATGGGCATCGTGCTGACAATGCGTGGCTTCTCGTTGGAATTCAATCGCGTCAAACTGTCCAAATTCTATAACGACATCGACTGTATATTTCCACGTACGGCATACCTGCAGAAGCAAATGGAAGTGGCTAAGTGTCATGGTTACATTAAGAGACGTTTCTTCTTCCTCCATATTATTATTTGCATTGCTTTGGCTGCGTTCTTATCCAtgccattaataaatttttttatattttatgattttgaggAAGGAGGTCCGGTGGCAGATGATTTCCATGTGAATGCATCATGGCTACCATTTGGTGTCAAGGAAAACTTATCGTTTTATCCGTTCATATATACCTATGAATTCGTTTTGGTCATAGTCTCCCTCAATATGGTAATCACATGGGATCAGGTGTTCGTCATAACTATTTCCCAACTGTGTATGTATTACGAATACTTGGCTAAACTTATGGAGCGGATGGATGTCCGAGCAGCAAAAGATCCCCAAACAGCGGGTGCATTCTTCGAACAATTGCACGTCTACATATACATTCATCAACATCTCAACAG GCTCGCTGGCGATTTAAACGACATCTTTAATTTGTCGATATTGTTTTCGGATATGGGAATGGCTGCATCTATTtgcttcaatttatttttggtttccgAAGCGTCGGACTATTTGGCTATTGCCACATATTTTTTAGCTTGCTCGACGGAGACTTTTATACTCTACGATGTGTCCAAATGGGGAACACTGCTGGAGACTGTG AGCTCCAGAATCAATGAAGTTTTGTACGAGCAGAAATGGTACGAAAGCTCAGTCGAATTTGGCAAGTATACAATGATGTGGATGCAGGGCTCAAATGAACCGTCAAGGCTGACCGctttcaacattttcaatgtCAATATGAAACATTTTCAGGAT ATGATGATGTTGGCTTATCAAATGCTAACATTTATGAAATCGAAGAGTTAA